The window CTACGAGTTGATCAAAACCGAAGCTGAGGAGCTCTTTGGAGTGAACTTTTCTTGTGAGCTTTTTGAAAGTGTAATTGAGCAACAAAAGATGAATACGACTAACAATACAGATCAAGAAAATCAGACAATAAATGCCACCCCAGAAGGTGACACTACCAATCAAACAGTCTCAAACACTACCAACACGTCAAGAGAATCAACATCGCCCATTAAACTCATGGAAGCATACTTCGATGAGCACTGTTCAAACGCGGTTAATAACACAGTGGTATTTCCTGAGCCATTCACACCTCACTTCTTGAATACTTCTTATGAACTACGTCCTCAACCTCTTATTCCTCTGAACAAACACGAACCGCAGTGCTGTATTCACAATGAGTGTTCAATTTGCGGTTCCAGCCCCAAAACGCCCGTTCTCTTCATTCATGGTCATGCATTTAATGAAGCAAACACTCCAGAATTTTCAATGAACTCGTTTGCTAAAATACAAAAAAAACTAGAAGAAGAAGGAATCGTGAATGTTGGAGAGCTTGACAGCGCACAGATAGTTCCTAAAGGAATCTTCGGAGCTCATAACAAACCCACAAGCATCAGATCAACCTATTATTACATCACAATTTATGATGTTGGACGCTACGAAGTACAAACTCAAAAATCAGAGCGAATAGAAAACTATGCAATAAGGCTTGCAGAAATCATTCGTGACGTTAAAGAACGTACAGGATCTGATCAAGTGATCATCGTAGCACACTCAATGGGGGGGCTAGTCGCAAGAGAATACATGGCACTCTTTGGAGATGAGGAAATCAAAAAACTCATCACCATTAACACACCCCACAAAGGAATCAAAGGAAAAGTAAAAAAATTCTGCACCCTTCTCGGATCTCCTCGCGAATGCAATGATATGAGCGAAGGATCCGTGTTTCTAACACGTCTCAATGCAAGACCCCTCTCAGATAAAATCGTCGTCGTCCGTGCAACAGGGTGCCCAATGGACGGAGGTGAAATGGGGGATGGAATTGTAACAGAAACTAACGCATACCTTGAAGGCGTAAAAGACTATCTTTTCAACGGAACCTGCACAGACTCTTTGCAAACAGACCTACATGGAAGATTGCTAGATCCTGAAGAATTCCCTCAAGTGTATGAAGTTCTTGTTGAAGAGATTTCTTCAAAGTAATTCCTTTCAGTTAATGATCCCAAAAATGCCATAGCTTATGCCAAAAGGATTTAGGATATCCTTGCGGCGTGTAAACGGGGTCTCCTGCTCCAAGCCCACAGCCAAGCCCGTAGACAGTGCCATCTTCTGCATCGACATAAAAAGGGATGCTCTTGCCATCAAAAAAATCAGCGCCGCCCTCAACTAAGAACGCATAACTTATCGTTCCATGGCTATCTTGGAGGTTTCCACGTTGGTGGTGATGAGCCTCATGTCCTGGAACATCAGAATGCTCATCCTCACTCAACTGCACACGTCCTTGATATGCTTGTTCAAGGTACTCTTCTAAGATGTGCTGAGCTTCGTGCATACTTACTTTGATGCGTGATCGTTCCACAACTACTTGATTATCTTCATTGATCTTGACAGGCGTACCTGCACAAGCAGAGGTTGCGTCTTGTGTTACGACCTCTTCAAGAGAGTCGACAAGCAGTACGTCACGCTCACCGCAGGCAAACGCAGATCCAATAACCATCAGGAAAATAATAGTCAAAATTATCGTTTTCATATCTGATCTTGCACCTCTATACCATATTTTTCCTCAATAATGTGTTGCATCGCTTCAAGCTCGCCAGTTTTCTCAGCAATTGCTACTGCGAAATAAGGTGCTAAGAATTTATTGCCTTCGCCTTTTAGAATTTCTCCCACACACTCAACGCAAGGTGCTTTTGCGTTCATCACATCGTCAAGACAGCTACAGCCTTCAACATCGCTAAGGCAGTATGAACAAGGTTTTTCCAGACAGCATCGGTATTTTCCAGCAGGGATAAGTGTTGCATGTAAGGAATTTTGCAAGTGTTCGAGTTGTTCTTGCTGGTGAGGAACAGATTTACTGGGGGCATACTGGGGCAGTGCGAAGAGTGTAATCCATAAGACTCCTGCAACGATTAATCCATTAGTAAGTTTTGCTCTCATTTTCATTTTTTCCTTTAGTGTTTTGTTAGTTCTTGTTCTGTTTGCGAAGACCTGCTTAAAGAATTAAATACGCATCCACTCAAAGTATTCTCCGTCCTTAAGTGCATATATCACATAGGGTCCTCGTTTTGGTCCAGGCATTCCCGGTGTACCTGAGGGCATTCCTGGAAGCGCAATGCCATCAATATCTGGTTGTTCTTCAAAGAGTCTTTCAATTGCTTCAAGAGGAACATGTCCTTCAATAAAGTAGTTTTCCGCAACGATGGTGTGGCAGCTTTGCATTTCTCTTGGAATGTTATGTGCTTGCTTTATTTGATCTACATTCTCTTGAAGCTTCACCTCTACGGAGTACCCTTGAGTTTCAAGTGCTGCTTTGTGTCCTACACAACAACCACAATTGGGGTTTTTGTACATGAGAACATCTGTAGCAGATCCTGTGAGTTGTTCTGGACTGGGTTGAGAACAGCCAGCAAGAACCAGAATGATTGCTAGGAGTATTGCTTGTTTCATGCCCCGAATCTGATGTGAAACAGCTTTTTAAAGTACCGGTGAAACTAGTTTCACCGCAAAAAAATGATGTTGGTCATTCCGCGTCTCCTTCTCTCAATAACTCCTTTGCCTTCAAGCTTATCGAGGATGCGGGTCATCTTGACCTTGCTAAATCCCGTTGCTTTGATGAGGTCTGATTGATAGGCTGAGCCTGTCTTGCGTATTTCATCAACAATGAGTTTCTCTTCATAGTCAAGTGCGGGAAGTTTTTTCTTGATTTTTGCGGGGACATAGAGAAGGAGTATTCCTATAACGAGTATGATTATGACAAGCAAAAAAGAGATTGTGATAAGCATAGGGGTGGTGCTTTTGTGTGCGGGGCACTCCTCCATTGTTTGATGTGGATTTGCATCAATTTGTTCGCAAAGAAATGCCGCTTGCGTGTTGAATTCTACTTGAACAACTACGAGAATGACAAAAAGTAATACTGCAAGACCGATAAGACTGTACCCGACGTATTTTTGATTTACCATCGTGGTTTGAATCTCTTCATCAATAAGGAGTTTGCAACTACGCTTACTGAACTAAATGCCATGGCCACTCCTGCGATGACAGGGTTGAGTAAAAACCCTGTGAACGGATAGAGTGCTCCTGCTGCAATAGGTATGCCTAATATGTTATAGAAGAATGCCCAGAAGAGGTTCTGCTTGATCTTGCGCATGCAGTATTTGCTCAGATCAATTGTAGTTACTACGTCGCGCAGGTCATCTTTAACAAGAACGATATCTCCTGATTCTATGGCGATGTCAGTTCCCGCGCCCATGGCTATTCCGACATCTGCCTGGGTGAGTGCAGGGGCGTCATTGATACCATCTCCAACCATCGCAACTACGGCGCCTTTTTTCTGAAGTTGTTTGACTTCTGTTGCTTTGTCTTCTGGAAGCACTTCAAAGAGAACCTCACTAATACCTACTTGTTTCGCAACTGCTTTTGCAGTGCGTTCATTGTCGCCGGTAATCATAATAAGCCTATAGCCTTTAAGAGCTTTAATTGCCTGGATGGCAGTTTCTTTGATTGGATCTGCCACTGCAATAAGCCCGATTATGTTCTTATTTACTGCAACAATCATAGTGGTTTTTCCTTGTGATTCTAGTTTTTTAATATCTTCTTCAATGGATTCGCACGAGATCTTGTTGAGTTTCATCAATGCTCTGTTTCCAACAAGAATCTTTTGTCGCTGATAGGTCGCTTCCACACCTTTTCCGGTAATGGTGTTGAAGCGTGAAGCTTCAGGAACTTTTTTGACCTTCTTGACAATTGCTTGGCCAAGAGGGTGCTCTGATCTTTTCTCTGCAATCGCAGCTTTGAAAAGAATGTCTTTC is drawn from Candidatus Woesearchaeota archaeon and contains these coding sequences:
- a CDS encoding alpha/beta fold hydrolase gives rise to the protein MMERKLLITISVGLFLIVLISFFLLFGLKVRFLISEELRVELTPSSIHLETQRDPRQAQVEITTHTFFQCTARCEYELRDLSKNKTLKKSSVLFDKHTNEQLSFTLEPPQRGEGINYYSFDMQCQNIRSSLCLTQEKPILKTALITLNYTYTQDERIAKTFLEDVLPRLAQNISQADARLNASINLLKKVAHLEESKQLLQQVQTLKLQTSALRAHVESLIESYNTLDFFGAAQRLSVQDQKDIITVDQKSEILLNQSIKTINEFNNLQEVLSTFPLEKLKEIAVFYNKHAFNKEYEQVSSLINDQFMSLKQDINKSSSIEELRVQINDLFTTSSEIIINYELIKTEAEELFGVNFSCELFESVIEQQKMNTTNNTDQENQTINATPEGDTTNQTVSNTTNTSRESTSPIKLMEAYFDEHCSNAVNNTVVFPEPFTPHFLNTSYELRPQPLIPLNKHEPQCCIHNECSICGSSPKTPVLFIHGHAFNEANTPEFSMNSFAKIQKKLEEEGIVNVGELDSAQIVPKGIFGAHNKPTSIRSTYYYITIYDVGRYEVQTQKSERIENYAIRLAEIIRDVKERTGSDQVIIVAHSMGGLVAREYMALFGDEEIKKLITINTPHKGIKGKVKKFCTLLGSPRECNDMSEGSVFLTRLNARPLSDKIVVVRATGCPMDGGEMGDGIVTETNAYLEGVKDYLFNGTCTDSLQTDLHGRLLDPEEFPQVYEVLVEEISSK
- a CDS encoding MarR family transcriptional regulator, encoding MVNQKYVGYSLIGLAVLLFVILVVVQVEFNTQAAFLCEQIDANPHQTMEECPAHKSTTPMLITISFLLVIIILVIGILLLYVPAKIKKKLPALDYEEKLIVDEIRKTGSAYQSDLIKATGFSKVKMTRILDKLEGKGVIERRRRGMTNIIFLR